CACGAATTACACAACAAACGCAGCACCTTTGAAGATGTCAAATACCGTTGTACAGGTCAGGTGTGATCTAAttctgttttaatgtttggttatGGAGTGTAGACCAGAAACAATCACAAATATTATTAAGGACAACTCCCACTGCTACAGATGGACACCACTGAAAGGACAGAGAGGCCGGTAAAAAGGCACTATTTTAACCGAGAGAGAACTTGACACTTTTAGTTTTATTGCTCTGTTTTGTTAAGTGCTTTGCATGTAAcacaaaatcaaataataataatgaaaaaaaccaCCCACATTTAAAAAGTGCCATAAGTGGTACTTGTTTCTGGAATTTGGCACACTCCCCTTATTAACTACAGAACAaggtcatttttatttgtatgtttgtaCAAATAATGCAGACTCTTCTCAAGTAacttgtttaaatatttgataaATATAGTGACAATTCCACACAACTGAAACTCACTGATACATTGCAttaactgcaatgatattaactgggtgagatatatatataattttaatttagTTATGTAATGATTTTTACCGATTGTTCTTTACAAACACACACGGATCTCTACCTCTGATGCAATATTCCGAGGGAGTGTTATTGCTGAAACACCGCCGGAAGCACGTTTTCTTCGTGTGTGTTGTGAGTGACACAGTGAATGCACAGCTAGTACAAGCATGCTGTAAAAGGATAGCGAGAAATTACCTGTTTTAGTCACTAGATAAAACACTTTCATCGGGGGAAATGGCCTCTCAAACACAGAATGAACCCGACGATGATTGTATGGACGAGTTCATGGATAAATTCACCACACAGAAGTACAAAGGAGGGTTTAATGAGAAGACCTGGGAGGAGGTGAGGTATACCACACCAGCCCGGTCCAATATACTGGGGCGGCTTACTTTCAAATGCGCGTTAAATGGTTAAAGAAAGTCGAGAAATCCGATCAAATACATCTTATCGTCCCGTATTATTTTACATGACATTGTTTTACAGTGCATTTTGCTCTATGATAAATGGGCACAAAAGTCTATCGCAACAATAATGATTCATCATGCTGTACATTGTCTCTGCGCTTGTTGATAGTTTTCGAacacgtctctctctctgttttccaGGAGTTTGAGAAGGTCCCCATGTTCATGAAGAAACCTCCAGAGGACATTGACCCAGTGAAGAATCCAGAGCTTGCCTGTCTGCAGTCCATCATTTTCAGCGATGATACACCCCTAGAAGGTAGCTGAAAAGTTGCTGCTGAATGCTGCAGTCTATCTGCTGGCTTTGATGTATTTGCATAGGTCTTcagcacatattattattattacagataaTGAATAGAAATGGATTGTAAAGCATTGATTAGCACGCCTATAAAAAATGTTTAGTATGTGTCTCTGTTAGATTGTACGGTACTATCTTACAAGGTCTTCACCCCATCCCCCGGTGCTTAAACCCCTTTTCTCAGAGCAAGCCACGACCTACAAAAACGAGGGGAACGACTATTTCAAGGAGAAGAAGTACAAGAAGGCCATCGCTTCCTACTCCGAAGGGCTGAAGAAGAAGTGTGGAGACACAGAGCTGAATGCAGTCCTCCACACCAACCGAGCGGCCGCACATTTTCACCTGGgtactgcagcagtacagctatAGGGTTCCTGCTCACACATTCAGATGCACTGTGTTATCTCATTGGTAATGAACTGAGAATCCGGTTGGATCACAGGACCTTGTCAGCCTAAAGCAACTGCCTAGGCAATTGTTTGCAGTTAGGGCAGACTTGGGTAATCAGTATTGTACATTTGTATGGTTATTTCTACTtttcttgtgtttatttgtttactttattcaTTCAAAGACATGTTTTGTTACTGCTTGTTTTGCTGATATCTGTGTTctgtaaagtagtccaagattaccTCTAATCTGGGTACATGAAAGCAAACTTCCAAGTTTAATTGTTTCACTTTCTTTTACTCCAGGTAACTTTCGTTCTGCATTGAATGATGCATTAGCAGCAAAGAAGCTAAAGCCAGACCACCTAAAAGCCATAATCCGAGGTGagcattattaaaaatataacatGTGCATGCCGTTTTTGGTTATGCATCACGATACAGCCCATGTTCAGAAGTACCTTGATTCATTAGTACACGGTTCATTGTTACTCTAGTAAGTGGCACACTTCTTACGTTTTGTTTcgtgtattgttttatattttttttctttctgaatcaGGTGCTTTGTGCCTCGTCGAACTAAAAAAATACAGCGAAGCAATCTCCTGGTGCGACGAAGGGCTGAGAGCTGATCCCAAAGAGAAGAAGCTTCTGGAGCTCAGACTGCAAGCTGACCAGCTAAGAGTGAGCCTTGCCTTGTTACAAAACCTCTCCTTATAGAAGTTATTACATTGTGTGTAGGGAAGGGTCTCTtgataagagatgtcatctcatgcagtGTTCTCAAACTGTACAAAATTATTTCTCTAACAATAGGACACTCTGCACATGATGGATTCATTTATTGTAACTCACAAAAACCAAGCATGTACTCAGGAACTACTGCACTACTTAACATAACGTTTTTTTGATAACTTTATCATTGCGTGTATATTCTTTGCACAGAGTGACATCTGTTAACGTCGGTTACTTTatcatacatgatttataatgtaagttaaccttttcattttcaaccAAAATGCTTTGATCACCAGCTTACTGCTTCTGTACATGTGTGTtctgtaatgttgttgttgttgttgttgttctaaaTCTATAGAGAACTTGGGAACGAGACACCAGGAAATCAAAACTGAAAGAGAAAAAGAAGCAATGTGAGAAAGCAGCCTTGCTGAAAGCAATCAAAGTGAGTCTTGAGAGGTCTCACAAGGCACTTTAAAACCATGTTATTGGTGACACATCCATCTGCAAAACTAACAGTCCAGTCAGGGTTTggatgatgtaaaatactgaacACATTCTATTTGGGTTCATTTTTGGGACTGGGATGTTTGTTACCGTTTAGTGGTGGTGTTATTAGCCAAGTGTTAAGCATTTAGAGGTTTACCTGAAGGCTTAACCATTGACAAAAATATGCAGGCCAAATATAGGTGTGAGCCTTAGTGTGGTGCAGGCCAGTTTATTTCAGGTTTGGTATTTCTTTACAGTCTTTTACATATGCAGTTAAATGCTGTACACATACAGTCTGATACACAAATATTCTGATGGTGACAAACATTCCCAGCATGTTAAAGTCTAAACGTTTCGGAAATGAAATGGAAACTGACACCCCTGTTTAAGATTTCCAGTCATCCCTTTAATCCAGTGTCTTCCCAACGACACAGGATCGAAAGATCAAGCTGTTCACCCCAGCTAAGCCCCGGAGACGCAGCTCCGATGACGAGGAGGATGAAGAGGGAGTGTCTGGAGCGCTGGCGGAGCTCTCTCTCGATGGGATCAGCTCGGAGAACGCCACGGGAGCCAGCGTGTTTCTGGATGAGAGCGGCAATATGAACTGGCCTGTGCTCTTCATGTACCCGGAATGCAGGCAAACAGACTTCATCTCCGCCTTTCATGAAGGAGCAAGGTGAGACTGCACCCCCTCGCTGAGCCATCCCCCAAAACACAGGACCCATGTGGAAGACCAGAGTGCATGCTTACAGTAAATGGCTTCATTTGCTCAAATATTGCTTTTTGATATAATCTGTATGATGCTTtaacctgagttcaggagctgccatAGACATAATTAGACACATAAGAGGGTAATTTAGTAAGTAAGCAAACACCGCCTCTTGCTCAGTTGCACTGTTTACACTGTGTATTGCCAAAAATACAATCGGAAACTAGAAGCATGTCAAATATCATATCTGTTCCTATAAAATTCAGTTCGTAGAGGTTAATGTTGAATTCACTTTCAGATTCCTGGATCATTTAACAGTGATGTTCGGTCAAGAGCTTCCCCCGTGGGATACAGAGAGGAAATATCGCCCGCAGGACCTGCAGGTGAGGCACACAAGCACAGCCCCGACCTGCTTAGGGAGGCTCTATAAGGAAAAGGAGGTTCCTCGTTGAACCATTTCAATAACAAAGCTATTGAGATGAATGGAATAGACCCTGCTGTCTGTTGTGTTGGTAAAACATGGAAGCTGTATCATTAGAAAGAATAAAACCTGTGTGCTTTGTGTCCCAGCTGTATTTTGAAGATGAGGAGAGAGAAGAGGTTTACCAGGTTAACCCAGAGCACACACTACTGGAAGTTCTGAAGCATGACAGGTAAATGTGAATATCTGTTAGTTACCGTTGGTACTTGCTGAACTCGGTGTTACTGAATAAGGATAAGAAGACTAACATTGAAGGTTAAGACAGTGAATGCACAATAGGAAGCATGCAGTCCAACTAGAAGCACCAGCCCACTCTCCAGTGACTGGTTGAGAATGAATTTCCGTTTTCTTAATTAGTATTAACGTATTGTTATTTAGATGCACTTTGTATATAAGAAGTTTGACGCACCCATGTGGTCTAGTTCAGCTGACACCCCAGATTGTAAGTACAGTATTAACCTGTCCTATGTGCTATTCCTTACATCCGCTCGGAGTGTTGCCGGGTTTaatctggtgtaccagctgaaatTGGTGGATATTTTTCTAATGAGACCACCTGTATCATGGCATGTATAATATGAATCATCTActtttcatttgttgttttttaaaggtatttCGTCAAAGCGGGCACTGCCAACTTTATAATACTGGTGAAAGGTTCCTCTTTCTGCAAGGATTTCCTGTCTGATAAGAAAGTGCATCGGCTGAAACGAACCACATAATAAAGGAAACCTGTTTACCTGAAGCGAGGAGCAGCCGAGGAGAAAGGGGTTTATAAAGAAGAAGAGATCTCCATCGTGTTAAATTGCACGACGTTCATCAGCCTGTCTCAGGTGAACGCAGGACTCAAGTGGCTTTCTGAAAATCCTTGTGAAACCGCACCGAGCTGATGCCCTTTGTCTTCCTGTTCAGCGGTCATACAGCAGCTGCAAGTCGTTCAAGGACAATATTAACATTGAACTGGCATAAAGAGGCTTCAATTTAAACCCATGGGCGTCTAGTTTGTTGGCACCCAGTAGGTGAACCCTGATTATGTCCTTGGATTTTAGACCCCATCCTGTTATCTGCAAGACTAAATATACTGTACCCTGCGCTTGAGTACCTGGACTGCATTTATAAAATCATTTCAGTCAAGCTCGTCATTGTGGCGTTCTTAAAGCTGCATTGTTCCACACAGTCACGTTCAATTTGAAAAGCTGCTGCTGTCAACAGCAGAATGATCTAAACCAGGAGACGAGATTGAGAAGCAGGCCAGCTTTCTCCCCCCAAATTGTTGGGTTTTGTGTGACGAATTTTACTAACCTTGTCTGTTTTATTTACTTGATTTAATCTGTACAATAATCACACTGAATTCCAAAGTCTGTCTGCCCAAACAAATCGTCTCTTGAATAGACAACGTCAAGAAACTGTTACAGCTTACTGTAAATATCAGAAGCCCCACTGGCAGTCATTTCCAAGTACAGTAGAGTATTCGTTCTATCTGTACAATAATCCCGTGCTTCAACTACCACTTTACAAGGGGTTTGTGTTTAACaaaaaatcaaagcaaaaaaCTGGCAGTTGCTCCGTTTCTAATCGtgaattattgtttttaatgGCATTTTATCATTTATCTCAATTTAAACTTAAATAATGCACACTTCTTTTATAACAATTGGATTCGATGGgtgtacaaatatacattttcaaacagATAATTTATGAAAAGCCtcatcatttaaatgttttaggTCTATTGCAGCACCATTTAAACACCGCTATAATGTGCAAACATGCTTTCACAGTATGTGTTAtatcatgatgttaaatacacaCTTATCAGACCTTTGTTTTGGGTGGTGCTGTCAACAAGAAGAAACAGGTCCTCTAGCGTCCTGATTCAGGGTCAGAAGTAATGGAAGTAAACTAAACAAGCAAGAAACCAAGAGGTCTTGAGCACAAGCAAAGGCATGTCTAGTGATCATGTTGATAGTtaataagaaaatgcattttaaagccttggttatcacccCTTTAAAACGCAATTGATTCTGATATGTTTTTCCTGAATAAAATATTTCAAGATGCCGCAATGTCAAGATTTAaggtcttaaaaacaaaaagcaaaatatttttgaaaatggTTGTGTTCTCACAATCCACGAGGTTACCTgcaaaacatacacacacaattcCTGAAAATGTGAGGCGATTCAGTTCAGCCTAAAATAATATGCCCTACCACGAGCAAAGCATTTACATCAGAGGGGCATGTAAGGGAGTtccaaaacatattattattattattattattattatttatttcttagcagacgcccttatccagggcgacttacaattgatatcacattatacattatttcacattatacagatatcacattatttttacatacaattacccatttatacagttgggtttttactggagcaatctaggtaaagtaccttgctcaagggtacaacagcagtgtccaccactggggattgaacccacaaccctccggtcaagagtccagagccctaaccactactccacactgctgcccagtcatACAAAGAGCTTAGAGTGCTGTCCCCATGCTTTTTGTGAAGTTACAGACCGATGTCTCACTGGCATAGCCACCGCATGCTACTGTTCATATCCACTGTCTACACTGCATGTCCCTGAGCTAGGAGTTGTGATGGTGGAAGTGGTAAACAACGATCTAAAGAAGcaacaacagagaagcacacacacacaacaggatgctgtacacaggtaagaaatgaaacagCAGGATGATATTTGTCAGTGCTTTCTTCGGTATGTGAAACGGAACTTCTGTAAAGTAGCACATTTACTGCACACTTGCAGTGGGCGACACACACCTGGTTCATCTTTAAActatacagcatacaaacaaaaaactttggTGGACGATTCAGATTTCATTGGTGTCTCTCAGCTGCCACAAATCTGTTAAAAGACAGGCGGCTCTGCATTACAGCGTGGACATGTTAGCAGCCAGGTAGTAGAGACTGGTGCCGTTGCAGAGGATGCAGCAGAGGTTGCAGAGGGAGGAGAGGCTGTGGTACAGGGTCAGCTTGCTGGCCAGCTTTTTGTATTTGGGGTCCGCCTCGCTGAGCTTGGCGTAGGCCTCTTGGTTTGAGGACAGGCCGATGTCATGACCCAGCCCGCAGCCCTGCTCAATCAGATGCATGTCAGCCATGATCTCCGAGGTCATCTGACCGAACCACTGGGCGTTGACCGCAGCTACCGTGACGCACACAAAGAAGATGAAGATCTGAAAAGGGGAAATTGAAGAAAGGGTTAACCCACTTAGTGCCACGGTCCTCATttcactttgtatttttttttttttaatgagcatttttaactggcatcatctacctgttatttacattttttctttaattatacTGTTATGATAGCTTTCATTTTGTTACGGTGCTTGACATATCTCTTGCACAGTGTGAGCTTTGGagaaaatgttaatgttaaacTGAGAAAGAAATAACCCTGTCAAAGCCACCATCTTTGTAAATTTTccaaatttgtaaaaaaaatctaCTGAAAAATTATTAAATGTGTGTAAAAAGTTAGTAACTCATTTCCTAATGCTTTTAGTTCTGTTTAAGTCCTCCTTGCCACAGTCAACtgtaaaaatgtttgtatttttattattttcatttttacattattaataCATCATCATTTGTCAGCTCAGTCCACTATCACACAGCACTGTTATCACAGGCACTCGAGATCACAGCAATGACTGCTGCGGTTTCATCATGCAGTTTCTGCTTGCGAGACATCTGACTTGCAAGGCAATGACACCCTGGTGCTGTGTACCTGGAAGGTGTCCTCCTCGCTGAGAAGGTCGCTGGGGTGATACATGGCAAAGATGGTCAAGTTGAAGAAGGCGCACGCAGAGCCAATGTGGAAGTAGAAAGGGAACAGTCTGCTCTGTATGAAGCCAAAGGTGTGCCTGGACAGGTTGTTATCCATCACAAACCCTATGGGGAGGGAAACAACAATGCAATTGGCCAGCTCTGAGCAATTCATTTTCACACAGTTAGTTGGGTACTGGCAATGCAAGACAAAAATCATTTACTGGACACTaacatgtgctaaagaatgtccaaacCAGGTTTCAGTACATTTGAATAAGGGcttctcaatcaatcaatctattatatagcgcttttcaagACAAATCGCTTTAAAGCACTTTACAGATAAAAATAACGATATATATTCAAGTTACCTGCTATGAAAGTGACCCATATCTGCATGCCCCAGAACGTGGAGAGGAAGATGAGGTGAAGGAGTTTAGCCATGTCAGAGGGGTCCCTGGTTATGTTGGGTGCAGACATTCCCCGACGGGGCCTGGACTTCTGCTTGTTCAGGGGGGCTTGGCTTCTTCCTCTTGCACCCTTCTGCTAGTCTCTCAGCCtccttcgggggggggggggggggggggggggttccattCACAAAGAGTGTTTTTACAGTCTGTTTCTATGGATTCAGGTTTTACATGCAACATCTCTCTTAACCCAGCACAGTATGAACCCCCTTGCACCTATTTGCATGCAAGGGTTTCAGCAGAAACAAATATAGTACTGATCGAGAATGCAGGGTCCCAGCAAACTACAGCCAGCACAGTTTAGCAGGTTATTATGAGGAAATACTGCATGCAACTTGATCGACAATGCTTACAGCATTTGCTGTGATTTCCTGATACACAAGCCAGCAACGTTTTCCAACAATCTATTACCTTTGACTAAAAATAGGATTTATCTTATACGGTAGCGTGCATCCCACTTTTAGTTTTACCGGCGTAAAGTGATAATACTTTATTTTCTAATATGCTTTATGGCAGTCTTGGTATTCCTTATACCCTATTTCTAGCAAACACCGTACAGCACGGATGTAATGCGGGCTCGTTGCAGTAAATTGACCTTGACAACTTTTCAcccagctgttttttttattattatgtcgtTACTTTGTAACGCATTAAACAGCATGC
The Acipenser ruthenus chromosome 10, fAciRut3.2 maternal haplotype, whole genome shotgun sequence DNA segment above includes these coding regions:
- the ttc4 gene encoding tetratricopeptide repeat protein 4, giving the protein MASQTQNEPDDDCMDEFMDKFTTQKYKGGFNEKTWEEEFEKVPMFMKKPPEDIDPVKNPELACLQSIIFSDDTPLEEQATTYKNEGNDYFKEKKYKKAIASYSEGLKKKCGDTELNAVLHTNRAAAHFHLGNFRSALNDALAAKKLKPDHLKAIIRGALCLVELKKYSEAISWCDEGLRADPKEKKLLELRLQADQLRRTWERDTRKSKLKEKKKQCEKAALLKAIKDRKIKLFTPAKPRRRSSDDEEDEEGVSGALAELSLDGISSENATGASVFLDESGNMNWPVLFMYPECRQTDFISAFHEGARFLDHLTVMFGQELPPWDTERKYRPQDLQLYFEDEEREEVYQVNPEHTLLEVLKHDRYFVKAGTANFIILVKGSSFCKDFLSDKKVHRLKRTT
- the LOC117413925 gene encoding transmembrane protein 205-like — encoded protein: MSAPNITRDPSDMAKLLHLIFLSTFWGMQIWVTFIAGFVMDNNLSRHTFGFIQSRLFPFYFHIGSACAFFNLTIFAMYHPSDLLSEEDTFQIFIFFVCVTVAAVNAQWFGQMTSEIMADMHLIEQGCGLGHDIGLSSNQEAYAKLSEADPKYKKLASKLTLYHSLSSLCNLCCILCNGTSLYYLAANMSTL